The Zingiber officinale cultivar Zhangliang chromosome 9A, Zo_v1.1, whole genome shotgun sequence genome window below encodes:
- the LOC122021501 gene encoding transcription factor MYB105-like, producing the protein MSPVSSNRSGERSNECGHETKLCARRAHWMPQEDCRLRELVLLHGPQNWNLIAAQLQGRSGKSCRLRWFNQLDPSIDRRAFTEKEDEKLIVAQGLYGNKWAMISCLFPGRTDNAIKNHWHLLEARKWREVQPDGYRKRRFKKSEPTIRSYISQSASSEVSCTERNEERSCFERNASPPFIDFLGVGDT; encoded by the exons ATGAGTCCAGTTTCCAGTAACAGGTCAGGAGAGAGGTCAAATGAATGTGGTCATGAGACCAAACTGTGTGCTAGAAGAGCTCACTGGATGCCTCAGGAGGACTGCAGGCTAAGAGAACTGGTGCTACTCCATGGCCCTCAGAACTGGAATCTCATAGCTGCTCAGCTGCAAGGAAGGTCAG GGAAGAGTTGCAGGCTGAGATGGTTCAACCAGCTCGATCCGAGCATCGATCGAAGGGCGTTCACCGAGAAAGAGGACGAGAAGCTAATTGTAGCTCAGGGATTGTACGGCAACAAGTGGGCTATGATCTCCTGCCTCTTCCCCGGTCGGACTGATAATGCAATCAAGAACCATTGGCATTTGCTCGAGGCGAGGAAGTGGAGAGAGGTGCAGCCTGATGGTTACAGGAAACGGAGGTTTAAGAAATCTGAACCCACCATTAGAAGCTATATATCACAATCAGCGTCATCAGAAGTTTCATGCACTGAAAGAAATGAAGAGCGCAGCTGCTTCGAGCGTAATGCATCACCTCCATTCATAGATTTTCTTGGAGTAGGAGACACTTGA